A window of the Rhodoferax sp. GW822-FHT02A01 genome harbors these coding sequences:
- the gspK gene encoding type II secretion system minor pseudopilin GspK, giving the protein MTRMLRNRGAALLTAMLTVTLVATFAAAALWQQWRSVEIEAAERTRTQMQWVLNGALDWARLILQEDARNGDVDHLSEPWALPLQEARLSSFLAVDKNNTDDAMDAFLSGQISDQQALLNVRNLVQDGKPNPSSYLAFARLFDTLGLPKAQLQRMVDNYAASEASSTDTKTNNNSDTVPLKPYRMDQLVWLGLTQDTVDALLPYATLLPVATPLNLNTAGAEVLHAAVPGLELARAQQMVTERATMHYKTVSEALKAAGIREGSATQPDAKDFSVGSHYFAVRGRLRLGDSAVQEVSLVERNGTATKVIWRQREALHGATTASLQ; this is encoded by the coding sequence ATGACCCGCATGCTGCGCAATCGCGGTGCGGCCCTGCTCACTGCCATGCTTACGGTGACGCTGGTCGCCACCTTTGCCGCGGCCGCCCTGTGGCAACAGTGGCGCAGTGTGGAGATCGAAGCTGCCGAGCGCACCCGCACGCAAATGCAATGGGTACTTAACGGCGCCCTGGACTGGGCGCGCCTGATCCTGCAGGAGGACGCACGCAATGGCGATGTGGACCACCTGTCCGAGCCCTGGGCCTTGCCGCTGCAGGAGGCCCGCCTTTCCAGCTTCCTGGCCGTGGACAAGAACAACACGGACGATGCCATGGACGCCTTTCTGTCGGGCCAGATCAGCGACCAGCAGGCCCTGTTGAACGTGCGCAATCTGGTGCAGGACGGCAAGCCCAACCCGTCCAGCTACCTGGCCTTTGCCCGGCTGTTTGACACGCTGGGTTTACCCAAGGCCCAGCTCCAACGCATGGTGGACAACTATGCCGCCAGCGAAGCAAGCAGTACCGATACGAAGACGAACAACAATTCCGATACGGTACCGCTCAAACCCTATCGCATGGACCAACTGGTGTGGCTGGGACTGACGCAGGACACCGTGGATGCCCTTCTCCCCTACGCGACACTGCTGCCCGTGGCCACGCCGCTGAACCTCAACACGGCCGGAGCCGAAGTGCTGCACGCAGCCGTGCCAGGCCTGGAGCTGGCACGGGCCCAGCAAATGGTGACCGAGCGCGCCACCATGCACTACAAGACCGTTTCCGAGGCACTCAAGGCCGCCGGCATACGCGAGGGCTCCGCTACGCAGCCAGATGCCAAGGACTTCAGTGTGGGCAGCCACTACTTCGCAGTGCGCGGCCGTTTGCGCCTGGGAGACTCCGCCGTGCAGGAGGTCTCACTGGTAGAGCGCAACGGCACCGCGACCAAGGTGATCTGGCGCCAGCGCGAGGCACTGCATGGCGCCACAACGGCTTCCCTACAATGA
- a CDS encoding prepilin-type N-terminal cleavage/methylation domain-containing protein, which yields MHSLPIPTPRRDSRGFTLVELLVALMVMALLSLMSWRGLDAMGKAQAQTQARADALQTLRNGLAQWSADLDAMATDLTNPRAINTLPSPLEWNGLVFRITRYSSTAGAPGLRVVAWTSRAENGRKVWLRWQSPVVQSRNALQDAWTQAALWAQSPDDATRKQQVQIVPLVDWQIFYYRGDAWTNPGSSSEASAVNPDGVRLQLTLPQDSPLSGKISHDWMRSTASGTKS from the coding sequence ATGCACAGCCTGCCCATCCCGACACCACGCCGGGACAGCCGGGGCTTCACTCTGGTGGAGTTGTTGGTGGCGCTGATGGTGATGGCCCTGCTCAGCCTGATGAGCTGGCGCGGACTGGATGCCATGGGCAAGGCGCAAGCGCAGACCCAGGCGCGCGCAGATGCGCTGCAGACACTGCGCAATGGCCTGGCCCAGTGGAGCGCCGACCTCGACGCCATGGCGACAGACCTGACCAACCCGCGCGCCATCAATACCTTGCCCAGCCCACTCGAATGGAACGGCCTGGTGTTTCGCATCACGCGCTACAGCAGCACAGCCGGTGCGCCCGGCCTACGCGTGGTGGCCTGGACCAGCAGAGCCGAAAACGGACGCAAGGTCTGGCTGCGCTGGCAATCGCCGGTAGTGCAAAGCCGCAACGCCCTGCAAGACGCCTGGACCCAGGCCGCACTCTGGGCCCAAAGCCCCGATGACGCAACCCGCAAACAGCAGGTGCAGATCGTGCCGCTGGTGGACTGGCAGATCTTCTACTACCGGGGCGATGCCTGGACCAACCCTGGCTCCAGCAGCGAGGCATCAGCCGTCAACCCGGACGGCGTGCGCCTGCAACTCACGCTGCCACAGGACTCACCGCTGAGCGGCAAGATCAGCCACGACTGGATGCGCTCCACCGCTTCAGGAACCAAGTCATGA
- the gspI gene encoding type II secretion system minor pseudopilin GspI has translation MNRPHADGLPRKRHSGFTLIEVLVALGIVAIALTAGLKATASLTRNAERQSDALLAQLCAENELIKQRLARQMPGVGDTDTDCEQAGQHLRVQTSVRPTPNPNFLRLDARVFKDTDVLMQITTVMGRN, from the coding sequence ATGAACCGCCCACACGCAGATGGCCTGCCACGCAAGCGGCACAGCGGCTTTACCCTGATTGAAGTGCTGGTCGCACTGGGCATTGTGGCGATCGCACTGACGGCCGGCCTGAAAGCCACCGCCTCACTGACCCGCAATGCAGAGCGCCAGTCCGATGCCCTGCTGGCACAGCTCTGTGCCGAAAACGAACTCATCAAGCAACGCCTGGCACGCCAGATGCCCGGTGTAGGCGATACCGACACCGACTGTGAGCAGGCCGGTCAGCATCTGCGGGTGCAGACCAGCGTACGCCCCACACCCAACCCCAACTTCCTGCGCCTGGATGCGCGGGTATTCAAGGACACGGACGTGCTGATGCAGATCACCACCGTGATGGGGCGCAACTGA
- a CDS encoding prepilin-type N-terminal cleavage/methylation domain-containing protein — protein MRISAAGSKAVFKPHTPARQRGFTLLELLVVVSIIAIASAGVAFAMRDSAQTQIEREAQRLAALLESARAQSRMLGVAVIWRNTGSGFRFDGLPKDALPGNWLDADTTATPIMLELGPDPIIAPQSVTLTNTRMAGAVWRVQTDGLRPFTVQPVVAGQAQSGNSP, from the coding sequence ATGCGGATATCGGCAGCTGGCAGTAAGGCAGTCTTCAAACCCCACACACCAGCGCGCCAGCGCGGCTTTACGCTGCTGGAGCTGCTGGTGGTGGTCAGCATCATCGCCATTGCCAGTGCAGGCGTGGCCTTTGCCATGCGCGACAGCGCGCAGACCCAGATAGAACGTGAAGCCCAGCGGCTGGCCGCCCTGCTGGAATCCGCCCGCGCGCAATCGCGCATGCTGGGCGTGGCGGTCATATGGCGTAATACGGGCAGCGGCTTTCGTTTTGACGGACTGCCCAAGGATGCCTTGCCCGGCAACTGGCTGGATGCCGATACCACGGCAACACCCATCATGTTGGAACTGGGGCCCGATCCCATCATCGCACCGCAGTCCGTGACCTTGACCAACACGCGCATGGCCGGAGCTGTGTGGCGTGTACAAACCGACGGACTGCGCCCATTCACCGTGCAGCCAGTTGTTGCCGGACAAGCGCAAAGCGGGAATTCGCCATGA
- the gspG gene encoding type II secretion system major pseudopilin GspG has protein sequence MNFVSARTRRQARGFTLIELMVVLVIIGVLAALIVPNVLDRADDARVTAAKTDVGNLVQALKLYKLDNQRYPTAAQGLQALVAKPTTDPIPPNWKPYLDKLPTDPWGGAYQYLNPGIKGEVDVLSLGADGKPGGEGKDADIGSWQ, from the coding sequence ATGAATTTTGTTTCCGCTCGCACCCGCCGTCAGGCGCGGGGCTTCACACTGATTGAACTGATGGTGGTGCTGGTCATCATTGGCGTGCTGGCCGCACTGATCGTGCCCAATGTGCTGGACCGAGCAGACGATGCACGCGTCACCGCCGCCAAGACCGATGTGGGCAACCTGGTGCAGGCACTCAAACTCTACAAGCTGGACAACCAGCGCTACCCCACCGCCGCGCAAGGCCTGCAGGCACTGGTGGCCAAGCCCACCACCGACCCGATCCCGCCCAACTGGAAACCGTATCTGGACAAATTGCCCACCGATCCCTGGGGCGGCGCTTACCAATACCTGAATCCGGGAATCAAGGGCGAAGTGGATGTGTTGTCGCTGGGTGCCGATGGCAAGCCTGGTGGCGAAGGCAAAGATGCGGATATCGGCAGCTGGCAGTAA
- a CDS encoding type II secretion system protein N: MQVTTPNLWIPRLSAFALGLLLALSVGYWVLHWPSKELGRELPAPAAANDAVLAKPEEIARLLGAVAAPMGNTATVDAASRIRLTGIIASPGGQGVALLSIDGKPPKPYRVGSTLEEGLVLQSVESRRVALSGDAKGPVRMRLELPTRP; the protein is encoded by the coding sequence ATGCAAGTTACCACGCCCAACCTCTGGATACCGCGCCTGTCTGCGTTTGCGCTCGGACTGCTGCTGGCGCTGAGCGTTGGCTACTGGGTGTTGCACTGGCCGTCCAAGGAGTTGGGCCGAGAGCTGCCGGCTCCAGCCGCTGCCAACGATGCTGTCCTGGCCAAGCCGGAGGAAATCGCACGGCTGTTGGGGGCTGTGGCCGCACCGATGGGCAATACCGCGACAGTGGATGCAGCCAGCCGCATCCGTCTGACCGGCATCATTGCGTCTCCCGGTGGTCAGGGTGTGGCTCTGCTGTCCATCGATGGCAAACCGCCCAAACCGTATCGTGTGGGCAGCACACTGGAAGAAGGGCTGGTGCTGCAATCCGTCGAGTCGCGGCGCGTGGCGTTGTCCGGTGATGCCAAGGGACCGGTGCGTATGCGCCTGGAGCTGCCGACACGTCCGTAA
- a CDS encoding PAS domain-containing protein produces the protein MSITKYKLSIRTWLFILVLACWIPLGVFVFGQFLANDQNAARVAAVAQMRELARTTSMAIDLTLRDNEAMMRLLAEEFKGNPPAKMPGFQAEQFMGIHPLVNNLTLHDLNANNLYSYLPNPTPAQDAKDFAWVQTAIAAEGFHASDAFQGRLSGRWVSVFTYPTHDRMGRRTGFISASIDLMRLNARLLAKIPSTVAVAVLDRDGKFLLRTQSPEAWIGKPGPLGLSPAFTLQREGVLQVQSVEGVSKLVAYETNPATGWRVVAGVSEDRALADYYALRRQTLFTGLVLVLTSLGLAWGIASLIAAPITALAQASQNNTESAIPIPVVPSGPLEIQTVAQQFNRMVESQHRSLARLAESEARWKFALEGSGDGVWDWNFVTRHAFYSRRCNEILGFEDGELPSTIDEWAVRTHQEDYARVVAVGRAHMDGESPSYATTFRIRCKDDSYKWVLSRGLVVERDYKGHPLRMVGTITDFSQIKQRDDDLRTAAIAFDSQLPMYILDDERHFRRVNRAFSEMTGLSIEELRGQRPEVLLAHGQNDPERIAAFWRRLAQTGEASDEFLAHSRFGDSISIVTNLSVVKNDSASVVGYVGTLTDVTERKRQQVQREAEQEAHRTALVREVHHRVKNNLQGMIGILREFGRSHPETMEPLTQVISQIQSISVIHGLQGETSLSQVRLCELTESIASSIAAARQVSIAFHRPDQWQPCIIESKEAVPIALVLNELILNAVKHGDAAKGSVRIAMEKGETESVVRIVISNYGDWSQNAVGKQVGLQLAETLLPRQSATLIRNTQNNQVVTILELGAPVITLGQWE, from the coding sequence ATGTCAATTACAAAATACAAACTATCCATCCGGACGTGGCTTTTCATTCTGGTGCTGGCATGCTGGATTCCGTTGGGGGTTTTTGTATTCGGTCAGTTTCTGGCCAATGACCAGAACGCGGCACGCGTAGCCGCAGTGGCCCAGATGCGCGAGCTGGCGCGCACAACCTCCATGGCCATAGACCTGACGCTGCGTGACAACGAAGCCATGATGCGTCTGCTGGCCGAGGAGTTCAAGGGCAATCCGCCTGCCAAGATGCCAGGCTTCCAGGCCGAACAGTTCATGGGAATTCATCCGCTGGTGAACAACCTGACGCTGCATGATTTGAATGCCAACAACCTGTATTCGTATCTGCCCAACCCTACGCCTGCCCAGGATGCCAAGGACTTTGCCTGGGTACAGACTGCAATTGCCGCCGAGGGGTTTCATGCCAGCGACGCTTTTCAGGGGCGCTTGAGCGGCAGATGGGTCAGTGTCTTCACCTATCCAACCCATGACCGCATGGGCCGCAGAACAGGTTTCATCAGTGCATCCATCGATTTGATGCGTCTCAACGCGCGCCTGCTGGCCAAGATCCCCAGCACCGTTGCGGTTGCCGTGCTGGACCGCGATGGCAAATTCTTGCTGCGCACACAAAGCCCCGAGGCTTGGATCGGCAAGCCCGGTCCTCTGGGGCTCTCACCCGCATTTACTTTGCAACGCGAAGGCGTGTTGCAAGTGCAGAGCGTAGAAGGTGTGAGCAAGCTGGTCGCCTATGAGACAAATCCCGCGACAGGTTGGCGTGTGGTTGCCGGCGTGTCGGAAGACCGCGCCTTGGCCGACTATTACGCGTTGCGCAGGCAAACCCTGTTCACAGGATTGGTACTGGTCCTGACCTCTTTGGGCTTGGCCTGGGGCATTGCCTCACTCATTGCTGCACCCATAACCGCACTGGCGCAGGCATCGCAGAACAATACGGAGTCTGCAATTCCGATTCCCGTGGTGCCCAGCGGCCCGTTGGAAATACAGACCGTGGCCCAGCAATTCAACCGCATGGTCGAGTCGCAGCACAGGAGTCTGGCACGTCTGGCCGAGTCCGAGGCACGCTGGAAATTTGCCCTGGAAGGTTCTGGGGATGGTGTCTGGGACTGGAACTTTGTAACCCGGCACGCCTTCTACTCACGCAGATGCAATGAAATACTCGGCTTTGAGGACGGTGAGCTGCCCAGCACCATTGACGAATGGGCAGTTCGTACCCACCAGGAGGACTACGCGAGGGTGGTTGCGGTCGGCAGGGCCCACATGGACGGGGAGTCGCCGTCCTATGCCACGACGTTTCGCATCCGTTGCAAGGATGATTCCTACAAGTGGGTCCTGTCCCGTGGCCTGGTGGTGGAACGCGACTACAAGGGCCATCCCTTGCGCATGGTGGGCACCATCACCGACTTCTCCCAAATCAAGCAGCGTGATGACGACTTGCGCACCGCAGCCATCGCGTTCGACAGCCAATTGCCCATGTACATCCTGGATGACGAGCGCCATTTCAGGCGCGTCAATCGCGCGTTCTCCGAGATGACCGGCCTTTCCATCGAGGAGTTGAGAGGCCAAAGGCCGGAGGTGTTGCTGGCGCATGGACAGAACGACCCTGAACGCATAGCCGCCTTTTGGAGGCGATTGGCGCAAACCGGCGAAGCCAGCGACGAATTCCTGGCGCATAGCCGGTTTGGAGATTCGATTTCCATCGTCACCAACCTTTCCGTGGTGAAAAACGACAGCGCTTCCGTAGTGGGCTATGTGGGCACGCTGACCGACGTCACCGAAAGGAAGCGTCAGCAAGTGCAGCGCGAGGCGGAGCAGGAGGCGCATCGAACCGCTCTGGTGCGCGAAGTACATCACCGGGTCAAGAACAACCTGCAAGGCATGATCGGCATATTGCGGGAGTTCGGTCGCAGCCATCCCGAAACCATGGAGCCGCTGACTCAGGTGATCAGCCAGATCCAGAGCATTTCGGTCATACATGGCTTGCAGGGTGAGACTTCGCTATCGCAGGTTCGGCTGTGTGAGTTGACGGAATCCATTGCCTCCAGCATTGCTGCGGCCCGCCAGGTCAGCATCGCGTTCCACAGGCCGGACCAGTGGCAGCCCTGCATCATTGAATCCAAGGAAGCAGTCCCCATTGCGCTGGTATTGAATGAGCTGATACTCAATGCGGTCAAGCATGGTGATGCAGCAAAGGGCTCGGTGCGTATCGCCATGGAAAAAGGAGAGACCGAAAGCGTGGTTCGCATTGTGATCAGCAACTACGGCGATTGGAGCCAGAACGCAGTCGGCAAACAGGTAGGCTTGCAGCTGGCGGAGACGCTTTTGCCACGGCAGAGCGCAACGCTCATCAGAAACACACAGAATAATCAGGTGGTGACCATACTGGAGTTGGGAGCTCCCGTCATCACACTGGGTCAATGGGAGTAA
- a CDS encoding response regulator — protein MLVDDDRLILATLSSGLRHAGYEVSLADSHDEAVTVLQSGIRPDLCILDVQMPEQGGLTLAEKLRDFYHLPFIMFSAYSDDETVKKASAAGALGYLVKPMDIQQMVPTIEAAMARARELKTLRVNSVQLQNALQAERDVNVAVGIVMMQHKLQRNDAFNLLRNAARKRRMKLSELATELIQAGSILSL, from the coding sequence TTGTTGGTTGACGACGACAGATTGATTCTTGCCACGCTTTCCAGTGGATTGCGTCATGCAGGTTATGAGGTGAGTCTGGCCGATTCGCATGATGAAGCGGTCACGGTGCTTCAAAGCGGCATCCGGCCCGACCTGTGCATTCTGGACGTGCAGATGCCGGAGCAGGGTGGCCTGACCCTGGCCGAGAAGTTGCGTGACTTCTACCATCTGCCATTCATCATGTTCAGTGCATATAGCGACGATGAAACGGTCAAGAAGGCCTCTGCCGCGGGCGCCCTGGGTTATCTGGTCAAGCCCATGGATATCCAGCAGATGGTGCCGACGATAGAGGCTGCCATGGCGCGCGCCCGGGAGCTGAAAACGCTGCGTGTCAACAGCGTACAACTGCAGAACGCACTGCAGGCGGAGCGCGATGTGAATGTGGCGGTGGGCATCGTCATGATGCAGCACAAGCTCCAGCGCAACGATGCATTCAACCTGCTGCGCAATGCGGCGCGCAAGCGACGCATGAAACTCTCCGAGCTGGCGACCGAACTGATTCAGGCCGGATCTATTCTGAGTCTGTAG
- a CDS encoding methyl-accepting chemotaxis protein yields MRTNLPVSQREYAFLVMRLCCLPPIPKATSRTPTRPLLLSGAVIVATVGTICLGVGTVLGVAAMVVASLAVTDAAIENQLSTPLKWVLKVAEQGGNAMGNVVSTIDLISELSRRIADIISVINGIVFQTNILALNAVVEAARAGEQGRGLAFFAPEVRSLAGRSSAAAKEQNLEISQVGDVMASLEDAAWKNATMVEQSSAATSSMSEQAQLLMDAVRVFSDAAVHAH; encoded by the coding sequence ATGCGGACCAACCTGCCGGTTTCGCAGCGCGAGTACGCGTTCCTGGTGATGAGACTCTGCTGTCTACCACCGATACCCAAAGCCACATCACGTACGCCAACGCGGCCTTTGTTGCTCTCGGGTGCAGTCATCGTTGCCACCGTGGGCACCATCTGTCTGGGTGTTGGCACGGTACTGGGTGTGGCGGCCATGGTCGTGGCAAGTCTGGCGGTGACGGACGCTGCCATAGAAAACCAGCTGAGCACGCCGTTGAAGTGGGTGCTGAAAGTGGCTGAGCAAGGGGGCAATGCCATGGGCAATGTGGTCTCCACCATAGACCTGATTTCTGAATTGAGCCGCCGCATTGCCGACATCATCAGCGTGATCAACGGGATTGTCTTCCAGACCAATATCCTGGCACTCAATGCAGTGGTGGAAGCCGCGCGCGCAGGTGAGCAGGGGCGCGGGCTTGCATTCTTCGCTCCTGAAGTGCGCAGCCTTGCCGGGCGTTCATCCGCAGCAGCCAAGGAACAGAACCTGGAGATCTCGCAGGTTGGAGATGTCATGGCCTCGCTGGAAGATGCTGCATGGAAAAACGCCACCATGGTTGAGCAGAGCAGTGCTGCGACCAGCAGCATGAGTGAACAGGCGCAATTGCTAATGGACGCTGTGAGAGTTTTTTCAGATGCCGCCGTACACGCACACTGA
- a CDS encoding EAL domain-containing protein: MPPYTHTEPVDDAQATHAHPYQMAVGWVLLTLAMPLLWRLTQDGQSAWGDARDFKLWQTSAEILCVVLATLVFITGYRAIASTRQGAATLLGVGFLGVAVFNLIHLLSLFGLPGRYGLDAPLMSAVFWLATRLLATASLLYYTVSRRSSGIAPRTRRLAVVAMLVVAYSLGYAGLHWSDQLAEFLPGLQNQNPELPGFEWAVVAMSAIAVVVLWRRRKALQNECLVALRFSAAFLGVSALCFMQTGINVSDASSASGYFYTLVAFLYLFHATFNESISRPLVRLQMQLNREQHILEAAPDAVMWVDTSGVILFGNPAVKELTGYVSEELVGRNVSIFLPEPLREKHARSIQDYFTKPHSRAMGLMDIRLQRKDGTSVPVDISLGHWVEDGVPYAIAYIRDLTERKRFEESLRHRATHDELTGLANRWLFRLQLGQAVARAARNGQQVAILFIDLDDFKNVNDSFGHASGDALLVQTGARIRSQLRESDTLARMGGDEFAILLTDLSDVSEALGVASKIVTHLQLPYPLQDQEVHSGASVGLAFFPSDGRDSETLLRYADMAMYQAKRAGRGTYACYSKDMDAKVREDMRMHGRLKDAILQKRLQLHYQPQVDVSTGLIVGAEALLRWNDPVLGDVSPSRFIPLAESTGLILPLSEWVLEAACQQIAQWADAGTPLCVAVNFSAQQFRQADLPARVHRQLQAAGAQADLLVVEITETVAMAQPEQAREQLNALVALGCQVALDDFGTGYSSLAYLKVLPVNKLKIDKRFTEGVPDDLNDAAIAKAIILLAHSLGMTLVAEGVETPEQLGFLHQHGCELYQGWLYSKAIEASSMTSLLQVQLREISQFSELKR, encoded by the coding sequence ATGCCGCCGTACACGCACACTGAACCCGTTGACGATGCGCAGGCAACGCATGCGCATCCCTACCAGATGGCTGTTGGCTGGGTCCTGCTGACGTTGGCCATGCCGCTGCTGTGGCGTTTGACGCAAGACGGGCAGTCCGCATGGGGTGATGCCAGGGATTTCAAACTTTGGCAGACGTCGGCAGAAATACTCTGCGTCGTCCTCGCGACACTGGTGTTCATCACTGGGTACCGGGCGATTGCGTCCACGCGACAGGGGGCGGCGACGCTGCTCGGTGTGGGCTTTCTTGGCGTTGCGGTATTCAACCTGATCCATCTGTTGAGCCTCTTTGGTTTGCCAGGGCGCTATGGTCTGGACGCGCCGCTGATGTCCGCCGTGTTCTGGCTTGCCACGCGACTGCTGGCGACAGCATCACTGCTGTACTACACGGTGTCGCGCAGGAGCTCGGGAATTGCTCCGAGAACAAGGCGCCTGGCCGTTGTCGCCATGCTGGTGGTGGCCTATTCGCTGGGATACGCGGGCTTGCACTGGTCCGATCAATTGGCAGAGTTTCTGCCCGGGCTACAGAATCAAAATCCGGAGCTTCCCGGATTCGAGTGGGCTGTTGTGGCAATGAGTGCCATAGCCGTGGTCGTGCTCTGGCGCCGAAGAAAGGCCTTGCAGAACGAATGCCTGGTCGCGCTGCGGTTCTCTGCCGCGTTCCTGGGCGTATCGGCGTTGTGCTTCATGCAGACCGGGATCAACGTCAGCGATGCCTCCAGCGCATCGGGCTACTTCTACACGCTGGTGGCCTTTCTTTACCTGTTTCATGCCACGTTCAACGAATCGATCAGTCGTCCGCTGGTGCGATTGCAGATGCAACTCAATCGGGAGCAGCACATTCTGGAGGCCGCACCCGATGCCGTGATGTGGGTGGATACCAGCGGCGTCATTCTGTTCGGAAACCCCGCTGTAAAGGAGCTGACCGGCTATGTCAGCGAGGAGCTCGTTGGCCGGAATGTGTCGATCTTCCTGCCGGAACCCCTGCGTGAGAAGCACGCGCGCTCTATTCAGGACTACTTCACCAAACCCCATTCCCGCGCCATGGGTCTGATGGATATCCGGCTGCAGCGAAAGGACGGCACTTCCGTGCCGGTGGATATCTCCCTGGGCCATTGGGTCGAGGATGGCGTTCCCTACGCCATCGCTTACATACGCGATCTGACCGAGCGCAAGCGCTTTGAAGAGTCATTGCGCCACCGCGCCACCCATGACGAACTTACCGGTCTGGCCAACCGCTGGCTGTTCCGGCTGCAACTCGGTCAAGCCGTGGCACGTGCCGCGCGCAATGGGCAGCAGGTGGCCATTCTGTTCATTGACCTGGATGACTTCAAAAATGTGAATGACAGCTTTGGCCATGCGAGCGGTGATGCGCTCCTGGTCCAGACGGGTGCCAGAATCCGCAGCCAACTCAGGGAGAGTGATACGTTGGCCCGCATGGGGGGCGACGAGTTTGCCATTCTGTTGACGGACCTGTCGGACGTCAGCGAGGCCTTGGGCGTCGCCAGCAAAATCGTGACCCATCTTCAACTGCCCTATCCGTTGCAGGACCAGGAAGTGCATTCCGGGGCCAGCGTGGGTCTGGCCTTCTTCCCCAGCGACGGTCGTGACAGCGAAACCCTGCTGCGCTACGCGGACATGGCCATGTACCAGGCCAAGCGCGCCGGTCGTGGCACCTATGCCTGCTATTCGAAGGACATGGATGCCAAGGTGCGCGAAGACATGCGCATGCATGGCCGCCTCAAGGACGCGATCCTGCAGAAGCGTCTGCAACTGCATTACCAACCGCAGGTGGATGTGTCCACAGGCCTGATCGTGGGTGCAGAGGCGCTGCTGCGCTGGAATGATCCAGTGCTTGGCGATGTGTCACCTTCGCGCTTCATTCCGCTGGCCGAATCCACCGGCCTGATATTGCCGCTTTCAGAGTGGGTGCTGGAAGCCGCCTGCCAGCAAATCGCGCAGTGGGCTGACGCAGGTACGCCACTGTGCGTTGCCGTGAATTTCTCGGCGCAGCAGTTCCGCCAGGCGGATCTGCCGGCAAGAGTCCATCGCCAGCTGCAGGCCGCGGGTGCGCAGGCTGACTTGCTGGTCGTCGAGATTACGGAAACTGTGGCCATGGCGCAGCCCGAGCAGGCCCGCGAGCAACTCAATGCACTGGTGGCCCTGGGTTGCCAGGTCGCGCTGGATGACTTCGGCACCGGCTATTCATCGTTGGCTTACCTCAAGGTGTTGCCGGTCAACAAGCTCAAGATAGACAAGCGCTTTACCGAAGGCGTGCCCGATGACTTGAACGATGCGGCCATTGCCAAGGCCATCATCCTGCTGGCTCACAGCCTGGGCATGACACTGGTGGCCGAAGGCGTTGAGACGCCTGAGCAGCTCGGCTTCCTGCACCAGCACGGCTGCGAGCTGTATCAGGGCTGGCTGTATTCCAAGGCCATAGAGGCCAGTTCCATGACCAGTCTGCTGCAAGTGCAGCTGCGCGAGATTTCCCAGTTTTCCGAATTGAAGCGCTGA
- a CDS encoding cache domain-containing protein produces MKIFRAFLVVIVSAFLSLSAMAEDHGTKDEAKALVNAALAHIKQVGNTTAFNDFNTDKATWTKKDLYVVVQDTKGVVLAHGANEKLVGKNLIDFKDQNGKLFVQELIATGTKGEGWVDYDFSNPVSKKVEPKSSYVKKIPGFDGIVLVGVYR; encoded by the coding sequence ATGAAAATCTTCCGTGCCTTTCTCGTTGTGATCGTTTCTGCATTCCTGTCCCTGTCTGCCATGGCTGAAGACCATGGCACCAAGGACGAAGCCAAAGCGCTGGTCAATGCAGCCCTGGCCCATATCAAACAGGTGGGCAACACCACTGCCTTCAACGACTTCAATACCGACAAGGCGACCTGGACCAAGAAGGATCTGTATGTAGTCGTGCAGGACACCAAGGGCGTGGTGCTGGCCCACGGTGCCAATGAAAAGCTCGTCGGCAAGAACCTGATCGACTTCAAGGACCAGAACGGCAAGCTCTTCGTGCAGGAACTGATCGCCACCGGCACCAAGGGTGAAGGCTGGGTGGACTACGACTTCAGCAACCCCGTTAGCAAGAAGGTGGAGCCCAAGTCTTCCTACGTCAAGAAGATCCCCGGATTCGACGGCATCGTTCTGGTGGGCGTTTACCGCTAA